The following are from one region of the Actinomyces sp. oral taxon 897 genome:
- a CDS encoding SLC13 family permease, with protein sequence MTPATTPHRTRRPVARTRRPPTLGRRQVTGLVLGVLAFLVPFVVDVPDLGEQGERMLSVFLLAIVFWVLEAIPLMATAVLVIALEVLLVSNQAVLPVPGDAVPYSLYLGALANPVIILFLGGFLIADGAAKYHLDKNLAAVLIRPFTGSARRTVLGLMVITALLSMFMSNTATTATMFAVIVPVLGALPEGRPRAGLALAIPVAANVGGIGTPVGTPPNAIALGALEDAGYHVSFGTWMLMAVPLMLIVLLGAWLLLVALFVPRGLGLELDMEATWHTDRQAVTFYVIAALTVLAWMTEALHGLNANVIGFLAVVALMVTQVMDGKDLAALSWPVLWLVAGGIALGHGVGTTGLDTWILGLVDWGAMSATGVVVCMGLLGLAMSNVISHSAASNLLIPLAMGLATGIDGLDPVVIAVVLALACSLGMSLPISTPPNAIAYATGAVTTPDMARVGVVVGVVGTVLLVLLMPPLWSALGLLG encoded by the coding sequence ATGACCCCAGCCACGACGCCCCACCGCACCCGCCGTCCTGTCGCTCGCACCCGCAGGCCCCCCACCCTGGGCCGCAGGCAGGTCACCGGCCTGGTCCTGGGCGTCCTGGCCTTCCTGGTCCCCTTCGTCGTCGACGTGCCCGACCTGGGTGAGCAGGGCGAGCGCATGCTCTCGGTCTTCCTCCTGGCCATCGTCTTCTGGGTCCTTGAGGCCATCCCCCTCATGGCCACCGCCGTCCTGGTCATCGCCCTGGAGGTCCTCCTGGTCTCCAACCAGGCCGTCCTGCCCGTGCCCGGGGACGCCGTCCCCTACTCCCTGTACCTGGGGGCCCTGGCCAACCCCGTCATTATCCTGTTCCTGGGCGGGTTCCTCATTGCCGACGGCGCCGCCAAGTACCACCTGGACAAGAACCTCGCGGCCGTCCTCATCAGGCCCTTTACCGGGTCGGCGCGCCGGACCGTCCTGGGTCTCATGGTCATTACCGCCCTGCTGAGCATGTTCATGTCCAACACGGCCACCACCGCCACCATGTTCGCGGTCATCGTCCCCGTCCTGGGGGCGCTGCCTGAGGGACGGCCGCGCGCGGGCCTGGCCCTGGCCATCCCGGTGGCGGCCAACGTCGGCGGCATCGGCACGCCCGTGGGCACGCCACCCAACGCCATCGCCCTGGGGGCGCTGGAGGACGCCGGCTACCACGTCTCCTTCGGCACCTGGATGCTCATGGCGGTCCCGCTCATGCTTATCGTCCTCCTGGGGGCCTGGCTGCTCCTGGTGGCCCTGTTCGTGCCCCGGGGCCTGGGCCTGGAGCTCGACATGGAGGCCACCTGGCACACCGACCGCCAGGCCGTCACCTTCTACGTCATCGCCGCCCTGACCGTCCTGGCCTGGATGACCGAGGCGCTCCACGGCCTCAACGCCAACGTCATCGGCTTCCTGGCGGTGGTGGCCCTCATGGTCACCCAGGTCATGGACGGCAAGGACCTGGCCGCCCTGTCCTGGCCGGTGCTGTGGCTCGTGGCCGGGGGCATCGCCCTGGGGCACGGCGTGGGGACCACGGGCCTGGACACCTGGATCCTGGGGCTGGTGGACTGGGGCGCCATGAGCGCCACCGGTGTGGTCGTGTGCATGGGCCTGCTGGGGCTGGCCATGAGCAACGTCATCAGCCACTCGGCCGCCTCCAACCTCCTCATCCCCCTGGCCATGGGCCTGGCCACGGGCATCGACGGCCTGGACCCCGTGGTCATTGCCGTGGTCCTGGCCCTGGCCTGCTCCCTGGGCATGAGCCTGCCCATCTCCACGCCGCCCAACGCCATCGCCTACGCCACGGGGGCGGTGACCACGCCGGACATGGCCAGGGTCGGGGTGGTCGTCGGAGTGGTGGGCACTGTGCTCCTCGTCCTCCTCATGCCCCCGCTGTGGTCCGCCCTGGGGCTGCTGGGATGA
- a CDS encoding antitoxin MazE-like protein produces MSAATSRARAARYRQSMRDQGYRLIQAWVPDVRTDAFADAAHAQSAAVASSPSAQEDQDLIEAVSAPWDSWEE; encoded by the coding sequence ATGAGCGCAGCGACGTCACGGGCCCGTGCCGCCCGGTATCGTCAGTCCATGCGCGACCAGGGCTACCGGCTCATCCAGGCCTGGGTACCCGACGTCCGTACCGACGCGTTCGCCGATGCCGCCCACGCCCAGTCGGCAGCCGTGGCCTCATCCCCCTCGGCCCAGGAGGACCAGGACCTCATTGAAGCGGTCTCGGCCCCCTGGGACTCCTGGGAGGAGTAG
- a CDS encoding iron-siderophore ABC transporter substrate-binding protein, with the protein MSVSRKSFLIGTAALSTTALLAACGSSKNSSKSSSGQGDGKTIQVKHVFGTTDVPEGVTRIATIAWANQDVVLALGTMPVGFYKQTWGVEDGSGMLPWTKQKVDELVAKGETAPTLFDDTSGTPFEAINATKPEVILAAYSGLEKEDYEKLSKIAPTVAYPQIPWGTPWRETITMDATAIGKKDEGDKLVADLEKQVADTVAAYPQIAGKAAAFCYTADGDASKFGFYTTADPRTAFLSDLGMKVPASVEKASKEKPDAFNVDIASENVDMLSDFDLIVMYGEEGDLAGLQASTLLSQVPAISKGAIAFVGNNNAQAASTNPGPLSIPWGIANYVKLIAAAADKAK; encoded by the coding sequence GTGTCCGTCTCCCGCAAGTCCTTCCTCATCGGCACCGCGGCGCTGTCCACCACCGCCCTCCTGGCCGCCTGCGGCTCCTCCAAGAACTCCTCTAAGAGCTCCTCCGGCCAGGGTGACGGCAAGACCATCCAGGTCAAGCACGTCTTCGGCACCACCGACGTGCCCGAGGGCGTCACCAGGATCGCGACAATCGCCTGGGCCAACCAGGACGTCGTCCTGGCCCTGGGCACCATGCCCGTGGGCTTCTACAAGCAGACCTGGGGCGTCGAGGACGGCTCCGGCATGCTGCCCTGGACCAAGCAGAAGGTCGACGAGCTCGTGGCCAAGGGCGAGACCGCGCCCACCCTCTTCGACGACACCTCCGGCACCCCCTTCGAGGCCATCAACGCCACCAAGCCCGAGGTCATCCTGGCCGCCTACTCGGGCCTGGAGAAGGAGGACTACGAGAAGCTGAGCAAGATCGCCCCCACGGTGGCCTACCCGCAGATCCCCTGGGGCACGCCCTGGCGTGAGACGATCACCATGGACGCCACCGCCATCGGCAAGAAGGACGAGGGCGACAAGCTCGTGGCCGACCTGGAGAAGCAGGTCGCCGACACCGTGGCCGCCTACCCGCAGATCGCGGGCAAGGCCGCCGCGTTCTGCTACACGGCGGACGGGGACGCCTCCAAGTTCGGCTTCTACACCACCGCCGACCCGCGCACCGCCTTCCTGAGCGACCTGGGGATGAAGGTGCCCGCCTCCGTGGAGAAGGCCTCGAAGGAGAAGCCCGACGCCTTCAACGTGGACATTGCCTCGGAGAACGTGGACATGCTCTCCGACTTCGACCTCATTGTCATGTACGGCGAGGAGGGCGACCTGGCGGGCCTCCAGGCCAGCACCCTGCTCAGCCAGGTCCCCGCCATTAGCAAGGGCGCCATCGCCTTCGTCGGCAACAACAACGCCCAGGCCGCCTCCACCAACCCCGGCCCGCTGTCGATCCCGTGGGGCATTGCGAACTACGTCAAGCTCATTGCCGCGGCCGCCGACAAGGCCAAGTGA
- a CDS encoding ATP-binding protein, which translates to MSESRADAQTSTDGQTRGQPRGQELFPGTQVSGRDGIQGQGPGSPGTRPRTRPGTGPPTLLVLVVSPTDTGARAAHEVGRQLHYCEVAYQHSVEEMLAFVATRPDAVVPLMMVSDEVGSLDVLAGQLQDRPALRTTRLLLLTRRDELTHLGRALDEDWVHEVVSVPWTPGALGHRAGAHVTRWLRETLPDDPRLAHLDADTPPDLPQASLLSKFAGDDDELVAELVAACERVLGPRPRLHLPRGVRVTREGMPVDAVYILEHGTVALTRVTHAGKVTLHHATTGRIIGILSLASQGSAFVTATTTSEVELILLSVEQLDRALRGDPMTGEALAALLIRSLVGRLERSEILQVEKIELHAALDAERSRLEKERARLAEALDALEQARLELLAQERFATLGELAAGVAHELNNPVAALERASAHEGAAVATLLASHPRGDLARAALERARNLPARSTADERALRRRLEKAVRDRETARRLVAAGVEDPGEAARLARSTADLALVEAAAGVGRGERNTVLATARIRSLVAALSAYVRPEGGAQERVDVRESVEDALRLVAHRLDHVEVVRDYSQVPLVPARAGELVQVWTNLISNAADALARGATALAGSAPAVAGSTPVVAGSTPDAPLGPPTLTLSVRPQDGGVRVDVVDNGPGIAREHLDRIFEPRFTTNHGQVRYGLGLGMGLAKSVVDAHGGTITVVSRPGRTRVSVTLPPQIPGALAAAPANPKEES; encoded by the coding sequence GTGTCTGAGAGCCGTGCCGATGCCCAGACCAGCACCGACGGCCAGACCAGAGGCCAGCCCAGGGGACAGGAGCTCTTCCCCGGTACCCAGGTCAGCGGTCGGGACGGCATCCAGGGCCAGGGCCCGGGGTCCCCCGGGACACGCCCCAGGACACGTCCTGGGACGGGGCCCCCGACCCTCCTCGTCCTCGTCGTCTCCCCGACGGACACAGGCGCCCGGGCGGCCCACGAGGTCGGGCGCCAGCTCCACTACTGCGAGGTGGCCTACCAGCACAGCGTCGAGGAGATGCTGGCCTTCGTGGCCACCCGGCCCGACGCCGTCGTCCCCCTCATGATGGTCAGCGACGAGGTCGGCAGCCTCGACGTGCTGGCGGGCCAGCTCCAGGACCGTCCCGCCCTGCGCACCACCCGGCTGCTGCTGCTCACCAGGCGCGACGAGCTCACCCACCTGGGACGCGCCCTGGACGAGGACTGGGTCCACGAGGTCGTCTCCGTTCCCTGGACCCCCGGCGCCCTGGGGCACCGGGCGGGCGCCCACGTCACCCGCTGGCTGCGCGAGACCCTCCCCGACGACCCCCGCCTGGCCCACCTCGACGCCGACACCCCCCCGGACCTGCCTCAGGCCAGCCTCCTGTCCAAGTTCGCCGGGGACGACGACGAGCTCGTGGCCGAGCTCGTGGCCGCCTGCGAGCGAGTGCTGGGACCCCGCCCCCGCCTCCACCTGCCCAGGGGGGTGCGCGTCACCCGCGAGGGCATGCCGGTGGACGCCGTCTACATCCTGGAGCACGGGACGGTCGCCCTGACCCGGGTCACCCACGCCGGGAAGGTCACCCTCCACCACGCCACGACCGGCCGCATTATCGGCATCCTCTCCCTGGCCTCCCAGGGCAGCGCCTTCGTGACGGCCACGACCACCAGCGAGGTCGAGCTCATCCTGCTGTCCGTGGAGCAGCTCGACCGGGCCCTGCGAGGGGACCCCATGACCGGGGAGGCGCTCGCGGCCCTGCTCATCCGCTCCCTGGTGGGGCGCCTGGAGCGCAGCGAGATCCTCCAGGTGGAGAAGATCGAGCTCCACGCCGCCCTGGACGCCGAGCGCTCACGCCTGGAGAAGGAGCGGGCCCGGCTCGCCGAGGCCCTGGACGCCCTGGAGCAGGCCCGCCTGGAGCTCCTGGCGCAGGAGCGGTTCGCGACGCTGGGCGAGCTGGCGGCGGGCGTGGCCCACGAGCTCAACAACCCGGTGGCCGCCCTGGAGCGGGCGAGCGCGCACGAGGGGGCGGCGGTGGCCACCCTCCTGGCCTCCCACCCCCGTGGGGACCTCGCGCGTGCCGCCCTGGAACGGGCCCGGAACCTGCCTGCCCGCTCCACGGCGGACGAGCGGGCCCTGCGCCGTCGCCTGGAGAAGGCTGTGAGGGACCGGGAGACCGCACGACGCCTGGTGGCGGCCGGGGTGGAGGATCCCGGCGAGGCGGCTCGTCTGGCACGCTCGACGGCGGATCTCGCCCTGGTGGAGGCGGCGGCCGGGGTGGGGCGCGGGGAGCGCAACACGGTCCTGGCCACCGCCCGCATCCGCTCCCTGGTGGCCGCCCTGTCCGCCTACGTGCGCCCCGAGGGCGGAGCCCAGGAGCGTGTTGACGTGCGCGAGAGCGTCGAGGACGCCCTGCGGCTGGTGGCCCACCGGCTCGATCACGTGGAGGTGGTCCGTGACTACTCCCAGGTGCCGCTGGTACCTGCCCGGGCCGGTGAGCTCGTCCAGGTGTGGACGAACCTCATCTCCAACGCGGCCGACGCCCTGGCCCGGGGGGCGACGGCCCTGGCCGGGAGCGCCCCCGCGGTGGCCGGGAGCACTCCCGTGGTGGCTGGGAGCACCCCCGACGCCCCCCTGGGGCCACCCACCCTCACCCTGTCCGTGCGGCCCCAGGACGGGGGCGTGCGCGTTGACGTGGTCGACAACGGGCCGGGTATTGCCCGCGAGCACCTGGACCGGATCTTCGAGCCGCGTTTCACTACCAACCACGGGCAGGTGCGCTACGGCCTGGGACTGGGCATGGGCCTGGCCAAGTCGGTCGTGGACGCGCACGGCGGCACCATTACGGTGGTCTCCCGCCCGGGGCGGACGCGGGTGAGCGTCACCCTGCCCCCTCAGATTCCGGGGGCGCTGGCAGCGGCTCCCGCCAACCCCAAGGAGGAGTCATGA
- a CDS encoding alpha/beta fold hydrolase, translated as MPLARLVVGPQDAPALVLLHGIGGSALSQADAVLHWAARGYRVVALDARGHGLSPRWEPEELERAGEVLVQDLIDVLEELAAGSHSDGPGAGGVPAGARLLAPAGPGAGPRAAGRASADVVRSMAGAVRGTTGAMYNVADILRRVATGRSRRGAAAADFVCHAAGLVRDAAGVVHKAAGAVRGPDAPEPAGRVARRHRARSHDEQVPFSRATSTVLATNKYRSHGGGRGGARPVVVGHSMGAATAMVAAARRPDLVAGVVLEDPARYGTRSPAELLRRGAGRERAQERVCADPVGAVSRALDTPSTPAVEALPGVWADQRTDPALLRTGVTAPQVPWLEALAALRVPTLLLSGDRPGSARVGAQGLAEVDALGSPWLRTVLVPGAGHQIRRDAPQAFYDAVDTWLAGLR; from the coding sequence ATGCCCCTGGCCCGCCTCGTCGTCGGTCCGCAGGACGCCCCCGCCCTGGTCCTCCTCCACGGCATTGGCGGCAGCGCCCTGTCCCAGGCCGACGCCGTGCTCCACTGGGCAGCACGCGGCTACCGCGTGGTGGCCCTGGACGCCCGCGGGCACGGGCTGTCCCCGCGCTGGGAGCCCGAGGAGCTGGAGCGGGCCGGTGAGGTGCTGGTCCAGGACCTCATTGACGTCCTGGAGGAGCTGGCCGCCGGGTCCCACTCCGATGGCCCCGGGGCCGGGGGCGTGCCAGCTGGTGCGCGCCTGCTTGCCCCTGCCGGCCCCGGGGCCGGGCCCCGTGCAGCTGGCCGGGCCAGCGCCGACGTCGTCCGCAGTATGGCTGGTGCCGTGCGCGGCACCACCGGTGCCATGTACAACGTCGCTGACATTCTGCGTCGTGTCGCGACCGGACGCTCCCGGCGCGGTGCGGCGGCCGCCGACTTCGTGTGCCACGCTGCTGGCCTCGTGCGCGACGCGGCTGGCGTCGTGCACAAGGCCGCTGGCGCCGTGCGTGGTCCGGACGCCCCCGAGCCCGCAGGCCGCGTCGCCAGGCGGCACAGAGCCCGTTCTCACGACGAACAAGTACCGTTCTCGCGAGCAACAAGTACCGTTCTCGCGACGAATAAGTACCGTTCTCACGGAGGGGGCCGGGGCGGGGCCCGCCCGGTCGTGGTCGGCCACTCCATGGGCGCGGCCACGGCCATGGTCGCCGCCGCACGCCGACCCGACCTCGTGGCTGGCGTCGTCCTGGAGGATCCCGCCCGCTACGGCACCCGCAGCCCCGCAGAGCTCCTGCGCCGGGGCGCCGGGCGCGAGCGCGCCCAGGAGAGGGTGTGCGCCGACCCGGTCGGGGCCGTGTCCCGCGCCCTGGACACCCCGTCCACCCCCGCCGTCGAGGCCCTGCCCGGGGTGTGGGCGGACCAGCGCACCGACCCCGCCCTACTGCGTACAGGCGTCACCGCGCCCCAGGTGCCGTGGCTGGAGGCGCTCGCGGCCCTGCGCGTGCCCACGCTGCTGCTCAGCGGCGACCGCCCGGGCTCGGCCCGTGTCGGGGCCCAGGGGCTTGCTGAGGTCGACGCCCTGGGCAGCCCCTGGCTGCGGACCGTCCTGGTCCCCGGGGCCGGGCACCAGATCCGCCGTGACGCCCCCCAGGCCTTCTACGACGCCGTCGACACCTGGCTGGCCGGGCTCCGTTAG
- a CDS encoding AlbA family DNA-binding domain-containing protein — translation MDPHNPDLVAVVVSQQAMLLLAYLVGRVTRWLLAGRITISTSAATLTTLVGLWIGLLIAGFLFDDDRLWTVRSLSAAALVAALILTVTALVLARLQRVVPLEPIAQVARAGESESLEFKSSARWNMRTGRRDEAMENVVVKTVAAFLNSFGGTLLLGVDDAGTLIGLAPDFSTLKQPDADRYELWLRDLWRTRLGTTAAALPGVDFAPTPDGTAQVCRVTVPPSPRPVYASAKGQGTELWVRVGNSTRRLEVDDAVAYVTHRWPGAARVTWRNRLGAYLLYRSRRAGQAALARVTGADGTR, via the coding sequence ATGGACCCGCACAACCCCGACCTCGTCGCCGTCGTCGTCTCCCAGCAGGCGATGCTCCTCCTGGCCTACCTCGTGGGCCGGGTCACCCGGTGGCTCCTGGCCGGGCGCATTACGATCTCCACCTCCGCCGCCACGCTGACCACGCTCGTCGGCCTGTGGATCGGCCTGCTCATCGCGGGCTTCCTGTTCGACGACGACCGGCTGTGGACCGTGCGCTCCCTGTCCGCGGCCGCCCTGGTCGCGGCCCTCATCCTGACGGTCACGGCCCTGGTCCTGGCCCGCCTCCAGCGCGTGGTCCCCCTGGAGCCCATCGCCCAGGTGGCCAGGGCGGGCGAGAGCGAGAGCCTGGAGTTCAAGTCCTCGGCCCGCTGGAACATGCGCACCGGCAGGCGCGACGAGGCCATGGAGAACGTCGTGGTCAAGACCGTGGCCGCCTTCCTCAACTCCTTCGGCGGCACCCTCCTGCTCGGGGTGGACGACGCGGGCACCCTCATCGGTCTGGCCCCGGACTTCTCCACCCTCAAGCAGCCTGATGCCGACCGCTACGAGCTGTGGCTGCGCGACCTGTGGCGCACCCGCCTGGGCACGACCGCCGCCGCCCTGCCCGGCGTGGACTTCGCCCCGACCCCCGACGGCACCGCCCAGGTGTGCCGTGTGACGGTACCGCCCTCCCCGCGCCCCGTCTACGCCTCGGCCAAGGGGCAGGGGACCGAGCTGTGGGTGCGGGTAGGCAACTCGACCCGCCGCCTGGAGGTGGACGACGCCGTTGCCTACGTCACGCACCGGTGGCCGGGAGCCGCCCGGGTGACGTGGCGCAACCGCCTGGGCGCCTACCTGCTCTACCGCAGCCGCCGGGCCGGGCAGGCGGCCCTGGCCCGGGTCACCGGCGCCGACGGCACCCGGTAG
- a CDS encoding FecCD family ABC transporter permease, translating into MSEQTAPGDAPAPGLPDAPSPSGPPPGPAATPAPAAPAGSQAPADSAPAAPANAAPAGSQAAPAGSQAPRTLGASSQLRRCLLALAVLTALVAVAAVCSIAFGSRTVGLGEIIGGLTGSRSDIGALAVSERVPRTAVALAAGAALGVSGALMQAVTRNPIADPGILGVNTGASLAILVGVAFVGISSAGQYLWFALAGAVVTAVFVYGVGSLGPGGPTPVKLALAGVATSAALSCVISAVMLPRAQGLDDYRFWQVGSLGRGTWDSLTTIAPFLVVAAVLAVLVASPLNSLALGEEMAIGLGVNVTLTRVAAAGAGVLLCSAVTAIAGPIGFVGLMVPHTVRMLCGSDHRWLLPLSALCGSGLLTLSDVLGRVVSRPSAALPVGVVTAFVGAPILIMIARGAKVREL; encoded by the coding sequence GTGAGCGAGCAGACGGCACCCGGCGACGCCCCGGCGCCCGGCCTGCCGGACGCACCGTCACCGTCCGGGCCACCACCTGGACCAGCGGCGACCCCGGCACCGGCCGCCCCGGCGGGCTCGCAGGCCCCGGCGGACTCGGCACCGGCTGCCCCGGCGAACGCTGCCCCGGCTGGCTCGCAGGCCGCCCCGGCTGGCTCGCAGGCCCCGCGGACGCTGGGCGCCAGCAGCCAGCTGCGGCGCTGCCTGCTGGCCCTGGCGGTCCTGACGGCGCTGGTGGCCGTCGCCGCCGTCTGCTCCATCGCCTTCGGCTCGCGGACCGTGGGCCTCGGTGAGATCATCGGCGGCCTGACCGGCTCGCGCAGCGACATAGGCGCCCTGGCGGTCTCCGAGCGCGTGCCCCGCACCGCCGTGGCCCTGGCGGCGGGCGCGGCCCTCGGCGTCTCGGGCGCCCTCATGCAGGCCGTCACCCGCAACCCGATCGCCGACCCCGGCATCCTGGGCGTCAACACCGGCGCCTCGCTGGCGATCCTCGTCGGCGTCGCCTTCGTGGGCATTAGCTCGGCCGGGCAGTACCTGTGGTTCGCCCTGGCCGGGGCGGTGGTCACCGCGGTCTTCGTCTACGGCGTCGGGTCGCTGGGGCCGGGCGGGCCGACGCCGGTCAAGCTCGCCCTGGCGGGCGTGGCCACGAGCGCCGCCCTGTCCTGCGTCATAAGCGCCGTCATGCTGCCGCGCGCCCAGGGGCTGGACGACTACCGCTTCTGGCAGGTCGGCTCGCTGGGCCGGGGCACCTGGGACTCCCTGACCACGATCGCCCCCTTCCTCGTCGTGGCCGCCGTCCTGGCCGTCCTCGTGGCCAGCCCCCTGAACTCCCTGGCGCTGGGCGAGGAGATGGCGATCGGGCTGGGCGTCAACGTCACCCTCACGCGCGTGGCCGCGGCGGGCGCCGGCGTGCTCCTGTGCTCGGCGGTCACCGCCATCGCCGGGCCCATCGGCTTCGTGGGCCTCATGGTCCCCCACACCGTGCGCATGCTCTGCGGATCCGACCACCGCTGGCTGCTGCCGCTGTCCGCCCTGTGCGGCTCCGGCCTGCTGACCCTGTCCGACGTGCTGGGGCGGGTCGTCTCCCGGCCGTCGGCGGCCCTGCCGGTGGGCGTGGTCACGGCCTTCGTGGGCGCCCCCATCCTCATTATGATCGCCCGCGGCGCAAAGGTGCGTGAGCTGTGA
- a CDS encoding ABC transporter ATP-binding protein — MNPTPQLSTRALRSGYGKRVVVDGVDVTIPSGRITVIVGANACGKSTLLKTMARILAPQSGQVLLDGTPVGSIPTRTLATRLGLLPQQPIAPEGIAVADLVGRGRHPHQSVFRSTGAQDRRIVEESLLATRTAELADRSIDELSGGQRQRVWIAMALAQRTDVLLLDEPTTFLDLTHQVEVLDLLTDLNRERGTTVVMVLHDVNLSARYADHIIAMRRGRVVAAGAPRDVVDADLVAKVFDLEADVITDPVSGTPLIVPRGRHHVLTDAGA; from the coding sequence ATGAACCCCACCCCCCAGCTCAGCACCAGGGCCCTGCGCTCCGGATACGGCAAGCGCGTCGTCGTTGACGGCGTGGACGTGACCATCCCCAGCGGGAGGATCACCGTGATCGTGGGCGCCAACGCCTGCGGGAAGTCCACGCTGCTGAAAACCATGGCCCGGATCCTGGCCCCGCAGTCCGGGCAGGTGCTGCTCGACGGGACCCCGGTGGGCTCGATCCCCACCAGGACCCTGGCCACCCGGCTGGGCCTGCTGCCCCAGCAGCCCATCGCCCCCGAGGGCATTGCCGTGGCGGACCTGGTGGGGCGCGGGCGCCACCCGCACCAGTCCGTGTTCCGCTCCACCGGCGCCCAGGACCGGCGCATTGTGGAGGAGTCCCTGCTGGCCACGCGCACCGCCGAGCTCGCCGACCGCAGCATTGACGAGCTCTCCGGCGGGCAGCGCCAGCGCGTGTGGATCGCCATGGCCCTGGCGCAGCGCACGGACGTGCTGCTGCTGGACGAGCCCACCACCTTCCTGGACCTGACCCACCAGGTGGAGGTGCTGGACCTGCTGACCGACCTCAACCGCGAGCGCGGCACCACCGTGGTCATGGTACTGCACGACGTCAACCTCTCGGCCCGCTACGCCGACCACATTATCGCAATGCGTCGGGGCAGGGTGGTGGCGGCCGGGGCACCGCGCGACGTGGTGGACGCGGACCTGGTGGCCAAGGTCTTCGACCTGGAGGCCGACGTCATTACCGACCCCGTCTCGGGCACGCCGCTCATTGTCCCCAGGGGCCGCCACCACGTGCTCACCGACGCCGGGGCGTGA
- a CDS encoding FecCD family ABC transporter permease yields the protein MSSTVSTGNSTPGAPGAASAVGAVGTTSTASATGTIGASGPEPGFTVPGRRRRTLRFWAVTLVLAALAAALWWTTVMTGGTHHTVEEVLRVIAGETVPGASFDVGEVRLPKAVIGLLSGMAFGMAGTTSQTMLRNQLASPDVIGITSGASASAVFAIMVLGWSSSGAGVNILAVACGLATALVIYLLSGSGRTQGGRLILIGIGVSAMFTSVISYLQLQGNVYKAVDAMRWLSGSLNSADWRQVPVLAGALGVCGILLLVVGRDLGPLTLGEEAATGLGVPVERTRLTLVITMVALSAFATAATGPIAFVSFLAGPVAARLIGQTDRTLLVPAALTGAVIVLGCDLLAQHVFPTVLPVGVVTGLMGAPYLIGQLTRVNRQGASA from the coding sequence GTGAGCAGTACCGTGAGCACCGGAAACAGCACCCCGGGCGCCCCGGGCGCCGCGAGCGCTGTGGGAGCCGTGGGCACCACCAGCACCGCGAGTGCTACCGGCACCATAGGCGCCTCCGGCCCGGAGCCCGGCTTTACCGTTCCCGGCCGCCGACGCCGCACCCTGCGGTTCTGGGCCGTCACGCTCGTCCTGGCCGCCCTGGCGGCGGCCCTGTGGTGGACCACGGTCATGACCGGCGGGACCCACCACACAGTGGAAGAGGTCCTGCGCGTGATCGCCGGTGAGACCGTCCCGGGCGCCTCCTTCGACGTCGGGGAGGTGCGCCTGCCCAAGGCGGTCATCGGGCTGCTGTCCGGGATGGCCTTCGGGATGGCCGGGACCACCTCCCAGACCATGCTGCGCAACCAGCTCGCCAGCCCCGACGTCATTGGCATTACCTCGGGGGCCTCGGCATCCGCGGTCTTCGCCATTATGGTGCTGGGCTGGTCGAGCTCCGGCGCGGGCGTCAATATCCTGGCCGTGGCCTGCGGCCTGGCCACGGCCCTGGTCATCTACCTGCTGTCGGGTTCGGGGCGCACGCAGGGCGGGCGGCTCATCCTCATTGGCATCGGCGTCTCGGCCATGTTCACCTCGGTCATCTCCTACCTGCAGCTGCAGGGCAACGTGTACAAGGCCGTGGACGCCATGCGCTGGCTGAGCGGCTCCCTGAACTCCGCCGACTGGCGCCAGGTGCCGGTCCTGGCCGGGGCGCTGGGCGTGTGCGGCATCCTGCTGCTCGTCGTCGGGCGGGACCTGGGGCCTCTGACCCTGGGTGAGGAGGCGGCCACCGGGCTCGGCGTCCCCGTGGAGCGCACCCGCCTGACGCTGGTGATCACAATGGTGGCCCTGTCCGCCTTCGCCACGGCCGCCACTGGCCCCATCGCCTTCGTCTCCTTCCTGGCCGGGCCGGTCGCGGCCCGCCTCATCGGGCAGACCGACCGCACCCTGCTGGTACCGGCCGCCCTGACCGGCGCGGTCATCGTGCTCGGCTGTGACCTGCTGGCCCAGCACGTCTTCCCCACCGTCCTGCCGGTGGGCGTGGTCACCGGGCTCATGGGTGCCCCCTACCTCATTGGCCAGCTCACCCGCGTCAACAGACAGGGCGCCTCCGCATGA